A window of the Lolium perenne isolate Kyuss_39 chromosome 7, Kyuss_2.0, whole genome shotgun sequence genome harbors these coding sequences:
- the LOC139833530 gene encoding probable glucuronosyltransferase Os04g0650300 yields MKLPLSAASPDSAPELAKPSLPTTWLILHALFCATSMAVGFRFSRLVVFLLFLPTPPLNPAAHLVSLVTPPLTLASSNATATITTTTNHTHHRHHHHHSRRDRSLRAPPGPPRPRLRPQVAPPDPSELLKAHHILAAVQTAQRSSSRRGNGPPRPVIAITPTVIAKINGEASTPTLSAPPRRATSQRSTSPRRGRPQSRVPRHLAAGRHQLLLKMRLECCRGGGGDYRDTEMHGGAAAENLLGAD; encoded by the coding sequence ATGAAGCTCCCGCTGTCGGCGGCCTCGCCGGACTCCGCGCCGGAGCTGGCCAAGCCGTCGCTGCCCACCACCTGGCTCATCCTGCACGCGCTCTTCTGCGCCACATCCATGGCCGTGGGCTTCCGCTTCTCCCgcctcgtcgtcttcctcctcttcctccccacCCCGCCCCTCAACCCCGCCGCGCACCTCGTCTCGCTCGTCACCCCGCCGCTCACGCTCGCCAGCTCcaacgccaccgccaccatcaccaccaccacaaaCCAcacccaccaccgtcaccaccaccaccacagtcGCCGAGACCGAAGCCTTCGCGCACCACCAGGTCCACCACGACCCCGTCTTCGTCCGCAAGTGGCCCCACCCGACCCCAGCGAGCTCCTCAAGGCCCACCACATCCTCGCCGCCGTCCAGACCGCGCAGCGCAGCAGCAGCCGCCGCGGGAACGGCCCGCCCAGGCCCGTCATCGCCATCACGCCCACCGTCATCGCAAAAATCAATGGGGAGGCGAGCACCCCCACCCTCTCCGCGCCACCTCGCCGCGCCACCTCGCAGCGGTCGACCTCACCTCGGCGCGGCCGACCTCAATCTAGAGTTCCGCGCCACCTCGCCGCGGGTAGACACCAACTACTACTAAAAATGCGGTTAGAGTGCTGCAGGGGAGGAGGAGGTGATTACCGTGACACGGAAATgcacggcggcgcggcggcggaaaACCTCCTCGGCGCTGATTGA